The DNA region ATCCCCACCCCTCCCCCACGGACGGCACTCCGCAGACCCGAGCTTCGCCTCGGCATGCGGGATGGGGTACAGTGTGCAACGATGCCGCATCGATCTTGGCGGCATTTGCGGATGTAGTTTAATGGTAGAACATGAGCTTCCCAAGCTTATAGCGCGGGTTCGATTCCCGTCATCCGCTCTTGTGCGAAGGCCCTGGTCAGAGACCAGGGCCTTCGTCGTTGTCTAGACCTGTCGGGGACTGCCGTGCCCTCCGCGTGCCCCAACTCGGGGATATGCCCTGTAGACAGGTCTGCCCCTGCACCACCTAGGTGGTGCAGGGGCAGACCTGTCGCAGAATGCGAGCGCGACTTCGCTGTGACTCGCGCCACTTCCGACTGGCGGAACGTTCCTCCCCACATGCAAAGGCGAGTGTCAGCGCACGACGGAGAGCTGCGGTCTACGGGAGGCAATCGTACGGGCGCCACCGCGCCCGCCCTCCTGGGCGATGACCACCAAGCCGAAGATCAGGTCACTGAGATCCGCCGGCCTCAGGTCAAGATCGCGTGCGATTTCCGCCAGCGGGGTGCCTTCCGCTCGGAGAGCGGCGAAGACCTTGCCCAGCACCTGGGAAGTTTCCCGCGTGAGCGTGCTCTGGGGCTCCGACTTCCGGAAGCCCATGCGACTGAGATCGACGCAGTGCGTGCGGTACTGCCATTCGGTGGTGAGGTTGAGTTCGTGCAGGCGGTGGGCGAGTGCCATGGCGGCGACTTTCCAGCGTCGCTTCGCCTGCAGGATCCAGGTGGTGCTCGGGTTGCGAGGGGCGTGTGCCAGAACGTCTGCGGCCGGCATGAGCAGGGCCGCAGCGAAGCGGTGTGCTTCGCCTTCGGCCTGAGGCCCGTGGGGTACCTGCTCCTCACCGTGCAGAACCAAGTGCCCCAGCTCGTGTGCGGCGTCGAAGCGTCCGCGCTCGGCGGTCTTCTCTGTGTTTAGCAGTACGAACGGAACGCCGCGGTCCCAGAAGGAGAAGGCGTCCACTTCCGGGCAGTCCCTGGACAGCGAGAACACGCGCACCCCGTGCGCTTCGAGCAGGTGAACCATGTTGGGGATCGGGGCCACTCCCAACCCCCATCGAGTGCGAACCAGTTCAGCTGCGCGCTCGGCGGGACAGTTCTCGGCCCCGGCCTCGCCGGGAAACACCGGTTCGCCGTCGCTGCCGAGACGGCTGAACGAGGTCAAGGTCGGAAGGTCCGGCGCCGGCAGCTTGAAGCGCGCCCGGATCCAGTCCTGCAAGATCCGGGCGAGGCGACCACTGCTCAGGGCGATGTCCCGTTGCGAGGCCGTCATCTTGCTCAGCGCCCTGAAGCTGACCGACTCCACGGGCAGGTCGGCGACCTCTTCGGCAACGAAGAAGGACTCTGGGAACTCCAAAGCCTCAGCAAGGCTGGCCAGGGAGGCCGGGGGAGGGTAGGCCCGGCCGTTCTCGTAGTCGGACAGCCGGCGGGCGGTGAGTCCGACCATCTGGGCGAGACGGGTGACGGTGAGCCCGCGGCGCTTGCGCGCCAGGACGAGCCGGGATGCGGTGGTCATGGGAGTGCCAATGGGTTGTGGGGTGGACGATCAGCCCAGACGCTCGATCGGGATGTCGATGCCGCCTTCGCCGTCGTCGTCGTTCGGGAACGGGTTGAAGCCCTCGAAGTCGATGTAGGGGAAGATGATCCGCTCGTGCCAGCTGTCGATCTTGCCACGGCTCCCCGGGTTGGTCGGCAGTGACAGCTCGTAGTAGAGCCGCGTACCCGTCAGGGTGTTCACGTGCTGGTACAGGAGGAACCAGGTCGGGATCCCCTCCCCGACTCCCTGAGACTCGGGATCGGCCTCGTAGCCAGGGAACACCAGCTGCCGGTTGGTCTCAACCCGGCGGATGACCGCCGTGCCCTTCGAGTAGCGGGTAGCAGGGGTGAGCGCGGCGTAGCCGGTGGCCTTGTTACCGCTGGAGGCGGTGATGGCGAAGTCCTCTTCCGGCGACAGCAGGAGCGAGACGTTCTGAGGGCTCACGCTGCGCCATCCGTCAGGGATGTACGCCTCGCGAAGGAAGCGGATGGTCCTACCCCAGAAGATGTTGCCCGGGAGCGAGACCGGGTCGAGGGGCGTGCAGAAGTTGCGCTCCGCCTCGGCACGCCGCAGCACGTTCTCGATGGTTTCGGCCGAGAGCCCCAGGTCTGTGAGACGGCTCTGGCCGCGTGAGTCCTCAACGTGCATGACTGCCATATTCAGCCCCTGACCACGAAGTGCGATTTCCGGAAATCCTCCCTCATACGAGGGAGGAAATCAAGAAGCGCTGCTGGTCAGTCGACTGTCGGGCTTCGGGCATCCCCGGTCAGAGCCGATCGTGAATCGCTCTGACCGGGGACGTAACGGATCTCAGTCGGACTCGACGCGAGCCGCACGTCCGCGCAGCTCACGGACCTTGGCGTCGATACCTCCGGCGACCTCCTGCTGGCGGGCGTCGTCGGAGTGCTGGTAGATCATCGCGGCCTTCTCCGAGGACTGGCCCGCGCGAACCATCGTGTCCTTGAGCGTGGCGCCGGACTGGGTGGAGAGGGTGTGGCCCGTGTGCCGGAGGTCGTAGAAGCGGAAGTCCTTCGGCAGGCCGACCGCCGCACGAGCCTTCGCCCACTTCCGGC from Streptomyces fradiae includes:
- a CDS encoding helix-turn-helix domain-containing protein, translating into MTTASRLVLARKRRGLTVTRLAQMVGLTARRLSDYENGRAYPPPASLASLAEALEFPESFFVAEEVADLPVESVSFRALSKMTASQRDIALSSGRLARILQDWIRARFKLPAPDLPTLTSFSRLGSDGEPVFPGEAGAENCPAERAAELVRTRWGLGVAPIPNMVHLLEAHGVRVFSLSRDCPEVDAFSFWDRGVPFVLLNTEKTAERGRFDAAHELGHLVLHGEEQVPHGPQAEGEAHRFAAALLMPAADVLAHAPRNPSTTWILQAKRRWKVAAMALAHRLHELNLTTEWQYRTHCVDLSRMGFRKSEPQSTLTRETSQVLGKVFAALRAEGTPLAEIARDLDLRPADLSDLIFGLVVIAQEGGRGGARTIASRRPQLSVVR